GTTAATAATTTTATTTTTAACCCCATCTACAGTTACTTGTTTTGTAGCTCCTGTAGTTACGTCGAAAATATAAATATTGTTATCTCTTACATAAGCCACTTGTTTACCATTGGGAGATAACATTGGCTCCTGAATTTTAGTATCACTAATGCGAACTACATTTTTACTTTCAATGTCGTACACATAAAAAACACCTAAAGAAGAACGTCTAAATATTGGTTCTACTTCTGTAGATAGTAAAATCTTTTTTTCATCGGCACTAAAACTATATGCCGAGAAAAAAGGTATATCAACCAAATCTGCCGAAGAAACAATCGTAGCTATTTTTTCTAGTGTTTTATAGTCGTACTTATCTATTGTAGAAGATTGATTATTTCTATTTATGTTGAGAACCGTATACTGGGTACCATTATTCATGGACCTTAAAGCATCCATACCTTCCGTTCTAAATTCACCTTGATAAATATCTGTTACTTGAATTTGTTTTTGTTGGGCCCAAGTACATATACTGAAAGCAATTAACATCAATGTAAATAAGTGTGTTTTTCGCATAAAAATTAGATTTTTGTTAAATCTCTCAAGTTTACCACTATTTCCTTAAAAAACCACATATTACAGCGAAAAAGAAACGGCTTTAACGCTTTAGCCTCTATATTAAGGTTCACCGCAATATGCTTATATTTACTCCATTAAAAATTACATAGCTTTTTAAATAATTGCTATAAAGAAATATCAACCTTTAGAAGAAAGTTATACCTAAATGACTGAGCCAATTAGTGGTTTTTCCAAACTTACAAAAGAACAGAAAATAGATTGGGTTACTAAAAATTACACCCAAAATGTAGCACAATCAAAGAAAATATTACAAACCTACTGGAATGAAAATACCAGTATTCAGCAACTGCATGATGAGTTTATAGAAAATACACTTTCTAATTTGTATGTTCCATTAGGTATTGCCCCTAATTTTCTCATTAACAACAATCTTTATGCCATACCTATGGCCATTGAAGAAAGTTCTGTTATTGCTGCCGCAAGTAAGGCCGCAAAATTTTGGTTAAAAAGAGGTGGATTCAAAGCTAAAGTCTTAGGAACAGAAAAGGTTGGTCAAGTACATTTTATTTTTAAGGGTGATACAAATAAACTAAACTTATTTTTTAAGTATTTAAAACCAAAATTATTTACCGCTAGTGCGTCGCTTACGGAAAGTATGGAAAAAAGAGGGGGTGGAATTACTGATGTTGTTTTAAGAGATAAAACCGCAGACTTAGACCATTACTTTCAATTGCATGCAACGTTTCAGACCAAAGATGCTATGGGCGCTAACTTCATTAATAGTTGCTTAGAACAATTTGCGGCCACACTAAAATCTGAAGCAGCCTCATTTAAGGAATTTACTTCTGAAGAAAAAGAAGTTGAAGTTGTAATGAGTATATTATCTAATCATGTACCCAATTGTATTGTCCGTGCTGAAGTCAGTTGCCCTATAAATGATTTAAAATTAAGCAGTGAACTTTCTCCGCAGCACACGGCCGAAAAAATTATACAAGCAGTAAAAATAGCCCATATAGAACCTTATCGTGCCGTTACACATAATAAAGGCATTATGAATGGCATTGATGCTGTTGTTTTAGCCACAGGTAATGACTTTAGAGCCATAGAAGCCGGTGTGCATGCCTATGCCTGCAGAAATGGTCAATATAGTAGTTTAACCCATGCAGAAATCAAAAATGGTATTTTTAAATTTTGGATTGAATTGCCACTTGCGCTAGGAACTGTTGGTGGATTAACCAATCTCCATCCACTTGTGAAATTGAATTTAGAAATTCTTCAGAATCCCTCTGCTGAAGATTTAATGCAAATAATTGCTGTTGCAGGACTGGCTCAAAACTTTGCCGCGGTTAGCTCATTAGTTACTACCGGAATTCAAAAAGGACACATGAAAATGCATCTCTTAAATATCTTAAACCAACTGGGGGCAAATGAGACGGAAAAATTTGAATTAGTTGAATTTTTCAAAACCAATGCCGTAACCCATAGAGGCGTTGAATTACAACTTAATATTCTAAGGAAGTAAATATGTTTATATGACCAACAAATTTTATAGCAACGGAAAACTTTTACTTACTGGCGAGTATGCAATTCTAGATGGTGCTATGGGCTTAGCTTTGCCTACAAAATTTGGACAGACATTACAACTTAGAAATAAAAGCACAGAAACTATTCACTGGTATGGTGTTGATGAAAATAACGATACTTGGTTTTATGCCGAATTTTCTAAGGTCGATTTTAAAACTGTAACAACAACTGATGAAGCTACTTCAGATAGATTAAAACAGATATTTATAGAAACTAAACGTTTGAACCCTGATTTCTTATCGAAAATATCTGAAAATAGTATTATTGAAACTAAATTTTCTTTTCCAATGGACTGGGGATTAGGCACATCTTCCACTTTAATAGCCAATATGGCAACGTGGGCAGATATTAATCCGTATCAATTACTAGAAAGTACATTTGGCGGTAGCGGTTATGATATAGCATGTGCCACGCACAACACTGCAATAACCTATCAAAGAAATGGCATTGAACCCAGGGTTAATGAAGTTAATTTTAATCCTGATTTTAAAGACGAGTTATTTTTTGTTTACCTAAATCAGAAAAAAAATAGTAGAGATGCCATTAGTACCTACAGAAATTTAGATTTTAATAAAGTAGCGTTTATATCCAAGATTGATACCATTACTGAAAACATCCTGGAGTGTAGTACACTAACCGAATTCGAAAACTTATTGAACGAACACGAGGCTATTTTATCGGAGACACTACAAATCCCCACTATTAAAGACACTTTATTTTCTAACTACCCCAGAACAATTAAAAGCCTAGGTGCTTGGGGCGGAGATTTTGTACTAGCCACAGGAACGGAAGAAGACATGTTATATTTCAAAAACCAAGGATACAAAACCGTTCTCCCCTATTCAAAAATGATACTATAAAAAAGAGCATCTAAAATAGATGCTCTTTTTTAAATAAATCTTAAATTAACTACTAGTAAAAAGTAGCTCGTTTATCTTCAATTTTAGCCGCATCTTTCAAAGCATTATATACAGACGTATTTACACGACCAGCTGCTGCTGTTTTTAATCCGTTCGCATAAACACTATAATTATCTAATTTAGGAGCTTCCGTTTTCTTAACGATTTCAATTTTGAAGATACCTGTATTTCCTTCAATTAATCCAGAAGTAGCTCCTGCAGCCATGCCGTAAGCAGTACCTACAACAACTGGCTCACTACCAGCACCAGGAATAGTTGGTGACTTAACCGTAAGCGCCGACGCATTTGATACCGTTACATTATTATCAGAAGCAATAGTACTCATATCTTTTCCTTTATTAGCCGCCATTATTTGAGCCGCTTTACGCTCTCTTCTAATAAGAGGAAGAACCAATACCGATGCATCTTCAGCACTCATTACCCCTTCTGTATAAATTCCTGTAAGCTGCACAACGGCATACCCATTATTGATATTAAATCTCTTAATATCCCCAACTTCGGTATCTCCATTGAAAGCCCATTGTACTATATTTCTTTGATTTGTTAACCCTGGTAGATTTTCATCTAAGGCTTTTATCTTATTAACGGGACGAACTACATATTCATCTTTCTTTGCTAAAGTTGAGAATGCACTTTCATCATCGGTTGTTTCCATTTCAAACTTTGTAGCCTTAGTGAACAACGTATTGATAGTTTCTTCTGATGCTACTATTTCTCTTGAAACTGTTGCAATCTGTACTACATCTTCCTTGTCATCTATTTTAATTACATGAAATCCAAAATCGGTTTCTACTAAACCTATTGCATCTACATCATTATTAAAGGCAAAATCATTGAATTTAGGTACCATTACTCCTCTTTGGAAATACCCTAAATCTCCTCCTTGTGGTGCTGAAGGTCCGTCTGAATTATCTCTTGCCAATTCTGAAAATACCACGCCAGATTTTTTAGCTTCTTTCAATAACTCTTTTGCTTTCGCTTCAGCTTCTTCT
The genomic region above belongs to Maribacter hydrothermalis and contains:
- a CDS encoding hydroxymethylglutaryl-CoA reductase, degradative encodes the protein MTEPISGFSKLTKEQKIDWVTKNYTQNVAQSKKILQTYWNENTSIQQLHDEFIENTLSNLYVPLGIAPNFLINNNLYAIPMAIEESSVIAAASKAAKFWLKRGGFKAKVLGTEKVGQVHFIFKGDTNKLNLFFKYLKPKLFTASASLTESMEKRGGGITDVVLRDKTADLDHYFQLHATFQTKDAMGANFINSCLEQFAATLKSEAASFKEFTSEEKEVEVVMSILSNHVPNCIVRAEVSCPINDLKLSSELSPQHTAEKIIQAVKIAHIEPYRAVTHNKGIMNGIDAVVLATGNDFRAIEAGVHAYACRNGQYSSLTHAEIKNGIFKFWIELPLALGTVGGLTNLHPLVKLNLEILQNPSAEDLMQIIAVAGLAQNFAAVSSLVTTGIQKGHMKMHLLNILNQLGANETEKFELVEFFKTNAVTHRGVELQLNILRK
- a CDS encoding GYDIA family GHMP kinase; translated protein: MTNKFYSNGKLLLTGEYAILDGAMGLALPTKFGQTLQLRNKSTETIHWYGVDENNDTWFYAEFSKVDFKTVTTTDEATSDRLKQIFIETKRLNPDFLSKISENSIIETKFSFPMDWGLGTSSTLIANMATWADINPYQLLESTFGGSGYDIACATHNTAITYQRNGIEPRVNEVNFNPDFKDELFFVYLNQKKNSRDAISTYRNLDFNKVAFISKIDTITENILECSTLTEFENLLNEHEAILSETLQIPTIKDTLFSNYPRTIKSLGAWGGDFVLATGTEEDMLYFKNQGYKTVLPYSKMIL